From a region of the Candidatus Acidiferrales bacterium genome:
- a CDS encoding kelch repeat-containing protein, which produces MKSWKLTAALTFGFFGMVYNVACSQGSSIPDMPRPRVGMCSARIGGKLYLIGGGTQIVRGQLTSVHATSTVDAFDFKTATWDTTVAPLNTPRAYATAVALGDSIYVMGGADSAGGRIFNTVEVYDPTKNQWHYSEHMNDRREGAASVVYGDSIFVFGGAGSEGFRRTVEFYSPATGAWSVAPDTVVWGRAFHHAVKIGKYIYIFGGLVEVAEIFAPYRYVERYDLATGALQIGFAWKYPRAFFEVVVKGDSVFAISGYGAATTNEGFYGDVELLNFGALGSAYENESKVSLRIPRAGFIADTGDDGNIFIFGGISPDYNGGEFAVPSVEEVPDPSMQLIGVLEHKNANPQAFSLAQNYPNPFNPSTAISYQISSVSEVSLKVFDVLGREVATLVSAHQNPGEYEVVFDGSKLSSGVYFYKLTASEVAPTTAGKFIATKKMLLAK; this is translated from the coding sequence ATGAAATCGTGGAAATTGACAGCGGCTTTAACATTCGGGTTTTTCGGAATGGTTTATAATGTCGCGTGTTCGCAAGGTTCTTCGATTCCCGACATGCCGCGTCCGAGAGTCGGGATGTGTTCAGCACGGATAGGAGGCAAACTCTATCTCATCGGAGGAGGAACGCAAATTGTGCGGGGTCAACTCACGTCTGTCCATGCAACATCGACAGTCGATGCGTTCGACTTCAAAACTGCAACCTGGGACACGACCGTTGCTCCGTTAAACACTCCGAGGGCCTACGCGACCGCTGTGGCGCTCGGCGACTCAATCTATGTGATGGGAGGAGCCGACAGCGCAGGGGGGCGTATATTTAACACGGTCGAGGTGTACGACCCAACGAAAAACCAATGGCATTACTCGGAGCACATGAATGACCGCCGAGAAGGTGCCGCATCTGTAGTGTATGGCGACAGCATTTTCGTTTTCGGTGGAGCTGGTTCTGAGGGCTTTCGTCGGACGGTCGAATTTTATTCCCCGGCTACCGGAGCCTGGAGTGTGGCACCCGACACTGTAGTGTGGGGACGCGCCTTCCATCACGCGGTCAAGATTGGAAAGTATATCTACATTTTCGGAGGTTTGGTTGAAGTCGCGGAGATTTTTGCTCCGTACAGATACGTAGAAAGATACGACCTGGCAACCGGGGCATTACAGATAGGCTTTGCTTGGAAATATCCGCGAGCGTTTTTTGAAGTGGTTGTTAAAGGTGATTCTGTTTTTGCGATTTCTGGCTACGGCGCAGCGACAACCAACGAAGGGTTTTACGGAGACGTAGAGCTCCTTAACTTCGGTGCTTTAGGATCGGCATATGAAAACGAATCGAAAGTGTCACTGCGTATCCCAAGAGCAGGATTTATCGCGGATACCGGGGACGATGGGAATATATTTATATTTGGTGGAATCTCTCCTGATTACAACGGAGGAGAATTCGCTGTCCCTTCAGTGGAAGAGGTTCCGGACCCGAGCATGCAGTTGATAGGCGTTCTTGAACACAAGAATGCCAATCCTCAGGCTTTTTCATTGGCGCAAAATTATCCGAACCCGTTCAATCCATCAACGGCAATCAGCTATCAGATATCCTCAGTCAGCGAGGTGAGTTTAAAGGTTTTCGATGTTCTCGGAAGAGAAGTTGCTACATTAGTCAGTGCACATCAAAATCCCGGCGAATATGAAGTGGTTTTCGATGGGAGCAAATTATCGAGCGGCGTTTATTTCTACAAACTCACAGCAAGCGAGGTCGCGCCAACGACAGCAGGAAAGTTCATTGCAACGAAGAAAATGCTTCTGGCAAAGTGA
- a CDS encoding SPOR domain-containing protein: MKSALTILALTFFLLDCCLALPSATAAGMHKDTIESADTLSRIEDTVSVKGDSLNNHSDSTAVTKDTLDIIIGTESSNTIPGFRVQIGSTLDLSEAIGDRTRAETLLADYNVYIIYDSPYYKIRAGDFRARYDASQAANYITGHGFPGAWVVPDNVFKNPQTRSRQ; this comes from the coding sequence ATGAAATCAGCTCTTACCATACTAGCCCTTACTTTTTTCCTCCTGGACTGCTGCCTCGCCCTTCCTTCCGCCACGGCAGCGGGCATGCATAAGGATACAATTGAATCTGCAGACACACTTTCAAGAATCGAAGACACGGTGTCCGTCAAAGGAGATTCACTTAACAATCATTCAGATTCCACGGCGGTCACGAAGGACACCCTCGACATAATCATCGGCACGGAAAGCTCGAACACGATACCGGGGTTTCGCGTGCAAATCGGCTCGACTTTGGATCTTTCCGAGGCTATTGGGGATCGAACAAGGGCGGAAACGCTTTTAGCCGACTACAACGTTTACATTATTTATGATTCCCCATACTACAAGATTCGCGCAGGTGACTTTCGAGCGAGGTATGACGCCTCTCAAGCGGCTAATTATATTACAGGTCATGGATTCCCGGGGGCCTGGGTCGTACCGGATAACGTTTTCAAAAATCCGCAGACGAGAAGCAGACAGTAG
- a CDS encoding serine/threonine-protein kinase, whose amino-acid sequence MSQSSFAILEKISESNTTSVYKAHQSILDRIVLLKILHKYLLRDKNLATRFTREAKACAILQCENIVQVYDLTEIDGAPAIVMEYVEGKSLEKMLLDSEHSEELMTKVAASVLNALSYAHGKGVVHRDIKPGNILVSQSGIIKVTDFGLAAVSNAPSLTMEGSLIGTPAYMSPEQARGETVDARTDLFSLGVTLIETLTGEQILRGSSYAECINRIQNFRPESIEKLSEKFSPMMSEFLKRLLAPDKRMRFSSAEEAADFLDSLTGERKGMKKIKRLVAKGKNKPVLAAIGLVLIPASILIYFFINSTGRGMKTPATKAIDTSYGAVVEKENPGTNMRESTAESKMSPKKTTLNENPLVHAVPTSSTLKTAHTSTDSGYISITCNPWAEVDIDSEYIGRTPIAGSIKFPVGKHTLTFNNPIFVPIVKEVDVRPKNLSTIEADFLKNAGYVFVTVTPWGDIYVDDLKRDTTPLSKPVIVSAGVRKLRIHNPSFQDIIQNLKINPGDTLRLNFNFQMNSKN is encoded by the coding sequence GTGAGTCAAAGTAGTTTTGCGATCCTGGAAAAAATAAGCGAGAGCAATACAACATCCGTTTATAAAGCGCACCAGAGCATCCTCGATAGAATCGTTCTGCTTAAGATCCTCCACAAATATTTGCTGCGCGATAAAAATCTGGCAACCAGATTCACCCGGGAAGCAAAAGCCTGCGCGATACTTCAATGTGAGAACATCGTGCAGGTGTATGACCTGACTGAGATCGACGGGGCGCCGGCTATCGTCATGGAATATGTGGAAGGGAAATCGCTGGAGAAAATGCTTCTCGACAGCGAACATTCCGAAGAACTGATGACAAAAGTCGCAGCTTCAGTTCTGAATGCGCTTTCTTACGCTCATGGAAAGGGAGTGGTGCACAGAGACATAAAACCAGGAAATATTCTTGTCTCGCAAAGCGGAATCATCAAAGTGACCGACTTCGGACTTGCCGCGGTTTCCAATGCGCCTTCGCTCACCATGGAAGGCAGTCTGATAGGCACGCCGGCATATATGTCTCCGGAACAAGCGCGGGGCGAGACCGTCGATGCCAGAACCGACTTGTTCTCGCTTGGAGTCACGTTGATCGAAACTCTTACGGGCGAGCAAATCCTTCGAGGTAGTTCTTATGCTGAGTGTATAAATAGAATACAAAACTTCCGTCCGGAATCAATTGAAAAATTGTCGGAGAAGTTTTCACCGATGATGTCTGAGTTTTTGAAGCGCCTTCTCGCTCCGGACAAAAGGATGAGATTCTCATCTGCAGAAGAGGCAGCCGATTTCCTGGACTCTCTAACGGGCGAGAGAAAAGGGATGAAGAAAATCAAGAGGTTGGTCGCGAAAGGCAAGAACAAACCGGTTCTTGCTGCGATTGGATTGGTGTTGATTCCTGCGTCGATTCTGATATACTTCTTCATCAACTCAACTGGGCGGGGCATGAAAACTCCCGCAACAAAGGCAATCGATACTTCCTACGGTGCCGTGGTGGAAAAAGAAAATCCCGGCACCAACATGAGAGAAAGTACCGCCGAGTCCAAGATGTCTCCTAAGAAAACCACCTTGAACGAAAATCCTCTGGTCCATGCTGTGCCGACGTCGAGTACATTGAAAACTGCTCATACATCGACCGACTCTGGATATATATCGATTACCTGTAACCCATGGGCTGAGGTTGATATAGACAGTGAGTACATCGGCAGGACTCCGATTGCCGGATCAATAAAATTTCCTGTCGGCAAACACACTCTCACGTTCAATAATCCGATCTTTGTGCCGATCGTGAAGGAAGTTGATGTACGCCCAAAAAATCTTTCAACGATAGAAGCGGACTTTTTGAAAAACGCAGGATATGTTTTCGTGACAGTTACCCCGTGGGGGGATATCTATGTAGATGATCTAAAGAGGGATACTACCCCATTGAGCAAACCTGTTATTGTGTCCGCGGGCGTCCGTAAATTGAGAATTCATAACCCCTCGTTTCAAGACATCATACAGAATTTAAAAATTAATCCGGGCGATACCTTGAGATTGAACTTCAATTTTCAAATGAATTCGAAAAACTAA
- a CDS encoding C45 family peptidase has protein sequence MRINRLPYLYLVFAAYSLFLTSWHASLDARLENASREDKAGWIYIHVEGTPNQIGYQHGYLLAREIDDAIKTLKFYLSRSTRKDWSFYRQSAEKMFRPKLTDEYKNEIEGISEGLNARGMKYDTIDITALNGWIELAQYYLPALRAKRIKGADIDKSPGSCSAFIATGSYTSDGRIVMAHNNWIDYIIGERWNIIEDIVPEKGNEIFMDTFPGFIHSGDDFAENSAGILITETTIAQFRGFDTSGTPEFMRAREAEQYSNSIDDFVKIMTTGNNGGYANDWLVGDTKTNEVARLELGLKNYKTWRTKDGYYVGSNFPVDKRLIVEETTFKAGNLYTSMNDRRARWEKLMREYKGRIDAKRAEEFMGDHFDQVRGKEGPNACVLCGHTDEDSIGVRQWGWRPFTPGGAVQGKVATAEMAGKMEFVARMGHPCGESFIASKFFAAHPGYRWQSKYLHDMISHPWTLFASKSSAAK, from the coding sequence ATGAGAATTAACCGCTTACCGTATTTGTACCTGGTATTTGCTGCGTACTCCCTATTTCTAACATCATGGCACGCCAGCTTAGACGCGAGATTGGAGAATGCCTCTCGTGAGGATAAAGCGGGCTGGATTTATATCCACGTGGAAGGTACACCAAATCAGATAGGCTACCAGCACGGATACTTGCTCGCTCGGGAGATCGATGATGCGATTAAGACGCTGAAGTTCTACCTGAGCCGTTCGACTCGCAAAGACTGGAGTTTCTATAGACAATCTGCCGAGAAAATGTTCCGGCCCAAACTGACCGATGAATACAAAAATGAAATTGAAGGAATATCGGAAGGTTTGAATGCCCGCGGGATGAAGTATGACACAATCGATATTACGGCTTTGAACGGATGGATTGAACTTGCCCAATATTATCTGCCTGCATTGAGAGCAAAGAGAATCAAAGGAGCCGACATCGACAAGTCTCCCGGAAGCTGCAGCGCATTTATTGCGACGGGTAGTTACACTTCCGACGGCAGGATAGTGATGGCGCATAACAACTGGATCGATTACATAATCGGCGAACGATGGAACATCATCGAAGATATCGTGCCTGAAAAGGGCAATGAAATTTTCATGGACACCTTCCCGGGCTTCATCCACAGTGGAGATGATTTTGCGGAAAACAGCGCCGGGATTCTAATTACCGAAACGACGATCGCGCAGTTTAGAGGTTTTGACACCAGCGGGACTCCGGAGTTCATGCGCGCGAGAGAAGCCGAGCAATACTCAAACAGCATCGATGATTTTGTGAAGATCATGACAACAGGAAACAATGGCGGATACGCAAATGACTGGCTTGTCGGAGATACCAAGACGAACGAAGTGGCGCGGCTTGAGCTCGGGCTGAAAAATTACAAAACCTGGCGTACAAAAGATGGATATTATGTCGGCTCCAACTTCCCGGTCGACAAAAGACTTATTGTGGAAGAAACCACATTCAAGGCAGGCAATCTTTACACATCGATGAACGACAGGAGAGCCAGGTGGGAAAAGTTAATGCGGGAGTATAAAGGAAGAATCGATGCAAAGCGCGCCGAAGAGTTTATGGGAGACCACTTCGACCAGGTTCGTGGGAAGGAAGGGCCTAACGCTTGCGTTTTGTGCGGACACACCGACGAAGACTCCATCGGTGTCAGGCAGTGGGGTTGGCGGCCGTTCACGCCTGGCGGTGCAGTACAGGGGAAAGTTGCTACGGCAGAAATGGCAGGCAAGATGGAGTTCGTGGCGCGCATGGGACATCCTTGTGGCGAAAGTTTCATCGCGTCAAAGTTTTTTGCTGCGCATCCGGGATACAGATGGCAGTCGAAGTATTTGCACGACATGATTTCACACCCATGGACATTGTTCGCTTCTAAGAGTTCCGCCGCAAAATAA
- a CDS encoding sigma 54-interacting transcriptional regulator: MSDHVKDNFTVLYEITQKINSILDRQELTEKVLETAMAHLDAERGYIVMVNEQNGFNVVASKNFSSRKEADESAASSSVINKVLASGEPIMTFDALNDERFEASRSIVAQQILSIICVPLRLRQTGAVIQDKTTGAIYLDSTKSRRKFNEETLKFLAVFGNLAAVAVENARQYDDLKTENTRLKNQVASSDLFPGIIGKSKIWKGVLDLVHRVVDTDVSVLITGESGTGKELIARAIHEQGSRREKPFMAINCSAIPEQLLESELFGYKRGAFTGATSDKKGLIEYAEGGTLFLDEVADLPPSLQGKLLRVLQEKEIRRLGGVENIKVDVRIISATNKSLTEEIKKEKFREDLYFRLNIVEIHLPPLRDRAEDIPVLANFFLRKASETHGRYVRNIGGSAMARLLMHPWNGNVRELQNVIERAVVLSRSDELSDEDLKLQQYSEEELLQSGQTLEEFERRLVEKTLTETGRNRTRTAEKLGVSLRWLQYRIKEWGGESK; encoded by the coding sequence ATGTCTGATCATGTGAAGGATAATTTTACCGTATTATACGAAATAACCCAGAAAATCAATTCGATTCTCGATCGGCAAGAACTGACCGAGAAGGTGCTGGAGACTGCCATGGCGCATCTTGACGCCGAGCGGGGATACATCGTCATGGTGAACGAGCAAAACGGTTTTAACGTTGTTGCAAGCAAAAATTTCAGCAGCAGGAAGGAGGCCGACGAGTCTGCCGCATCTTCCTCCGTTATCAATAAGGTTCTTGCAAGCGGTGAGCCGATTATGACTTTTGATGCTCTCAACGACGAAAGATTTGAGGCGTCGCGCAGCATAGTGGCACAACAAATACTCTCTATAATCTGCGTACCGCTCCGCCTCCGTCAAACAGGTGCCGTCATACAAGACAAGACCACCGGCGCGATTTATCTGGACAGCACGAAGTCTCGACGGAAATTTAACGAGGAAACGTTGAAGTTCCTCGCGGTATTCGGAAATTTGGCGGCCGTTGCCGTAGAGAATGCAAGACAATATGATGATCTTAAAACTGAAAACACCCGGCTTAAAAATCAGGTTGCCAGCTCGGATCTTTTTCCTGGGATCATAGGAAAGAGCAAGATTTGGAAGGGAGTCTTGGATCTTGTCCACCGCGTTGTTGACACCGATGTCTCCGTTCTGATTACCGGCGAGAGCGGAACAGGCAAGGAATTGATCGCCCGCGCAATACATGAACAGGGTTCCCGGAGAGAAAAGCCTTTCATGGCAATAAATTGTTCTGCGATCCCTGAACAACTTCTTGAGAGCGAGCTGTTCGGATACAAGAGAGGTGCTTTCACGGGAGCAACTTCCGATAAGAAAGGTTTGATCGAATACGCGGAAGGTGGAACACTTTTTCTCGACGAAGTGGCCGATCTCCCGCCGTCATTGCAGGGAAAGCTGCTTCGTGTGCTTCAAGAAAAAGAGATAAGAAGACTCGGCGGGGTGGAAAATATCAAGGTTGACGTACGGATAATCTCGGCCACTAACAAGAGTCTCACCGAGGAAATCAAGAAAGAAAAATTCAGAGAGGATTTGTATTTCAGGCTCAATATCGTGGAAATTCACCTCCCGCCTCTCAGAGACCGTGCCGAGGATATTCCCGTGCTGGCAAATTTCTTTTTAAGAAAAGCCTCTGAAACGCATGGAAGATATGTGAGGAATATTGGCGGCAGTGCAATGGCTCGCCTTCTCATGCATCCATGGAATGGTAATGTCCGTGAGCTTCAAAACGTAATCGAGCGAGCAGTGGTCCTTTCAAGGAGCGACGAGTTGTCTGACGAAGATCTGAAGCTACAGCAGTACTCAGAAGAAGAACTTCTCCAAAGCGGACAAACCCTGGAAGAATTTGAACGAAGGCTCGTCGAAAAAACTCTTACCGAAACCGGCCGCAACAGAACTCGTACTGCAGAGAAATTAGGCGTATCACTCAGGTGGCTTCAATACAGGATAAAGGAATGGGGCGGTGAGTCAAAGTAG
- a CDS encoding TonB-dependent receptor, with product MSISRIHRLLQAIVLLQLFQNSCLPQTRLDGVVLSAEDSSAIAGATVVIQSGDDHGTARFGMLTKPTGSFSFAKLEKNVYKIAVSMIGFRAFSEKLKLDTMAQKRITIFLQPLPVQTEQVVVTASKREQSLAEVPVSISLLSSSEIERRNNLSLDDALRYVPGVNFVQDQVNIRGSSGFAYGIGSRVLLLIDGIPLLSGDTGGANWESIPMEDIDHLEVVKGAGSALYGSSALGGVVDVITKNNLDASSTNVKLYGGLYEQPRYSGWQWSSKPRFFQGASISHSFASGELGLGDFGLTTSLIYKKDDGYIENDGFDNLNFFIKSAGTIGENQTLKIFGNVFTQHTGSFLWWKDLNHALQPPDGSLGEWVNSTRANLAWIYTNIVSSKFLYAVRGSYYFNYWYDNFGKPQGQAANVSGDTSTSNLGYLEFQGTWKADSMTILTFGTEVEPDFINSNLFSTKEGSGGAVYFQGERKLDQWRTTIGARYDYEKIRGKQEFNQFNPKLGLVYDLGSESSLRASLGTGFRAPSLSELYSNTSTGGVIIVPNPDLLPETSLSGEIGARIPVSWYGLVDASVFQSDYWNMIEPEFDTLTEQIKFENVTRARIQGYEIDISSNVGTNFLTLNASYTYIYPRDISDSTVLKYRSREIFYASADFSYSLFRASIDFRYLSKFENYDQELVQLGIMKDGDQRVPIYVTDVRAGVDLTSVGCPLEVSLVVNNAFEYYYVEMIGNVAPIRNYSVVVTMKF from the coding sequence ATGTCAATTTCAAGAATCCACCGCCTACTCCAGGCAATAGTTCTTTTGCAGCTTTTTCAAAATAGCTGCCTCCCGCAGACAAGATTAGACGGCGTCGTACTCTCCGCCGAAGATTCTTCCGCAATTGCGGGGGCAACAGTAGTAATTCAATCTGGAGACGATCATGGCACGGCAAGATTTGGAATGCTTACCAAGCCGACCGGCTCCTTTTCGTTTGCGAAGTTAGAAAAGAATGTCTACAAGATTGCTGTATCCATGATCGGGTTCAGGGCGTTTAGCGAGAAGCTAAAATTGGATACCATGGCACAAAAGAGGATCACGATATTTCTTCAGCCGCTGCCGGTACAAACTGAGCAGGTGGTAGTCACGGCGAGCAAGCGCGAACAAAGTTTGGCAGAAGTCCCTGTGAGTATAAGCTTGCTAAGTTCGTCGGAGATTGAGCGGAGAAATAATCTTTCATTAGACGACGCGCTGCGCTACGTTCCCGGGGTTAATTTCGTTCAGGATCAGGTCAACATCAGGGGCTCAAGCGGATTTGCCTATGGAATAGGAAGCCGAGTGCTCCTGTTGATTGACGGAATACCTCTTCTCTCGGGTGATACTGGTGGAGCTAATTGGGAATCAATTCCGATGGAGGACATCGATCACTTGGAAGTTGTCAAGGGAGCAGGTTCAGCTCTGTACGGTTCAAGCGCGCTCGGCGGAGTCGTCGACGTGATAACCAAGAATAATCTCGATGCGAGTTCGACAAACGTTAAGCTATACGGTGGCTTATACGAGCAGCCTCGGTACAGCGGGTGGCAATGGTCCAGTAAGCCGCGTTTCTTTCAGGGCGCTTCCATCAGTCATTCGTTTGCATCCGGGGAGCTCGGTCTAGGAGATTTTGGGCTCACGACGTCGCTGATCTACAAAAAAGATGACGGGTACATCGAAAACGACGGTTTTGACAATTTAAATTTTTTTATCAAGTCTGCCGGAACAATCGGTGAGAACCAGACTCTGAAGATTTTCGGAAATGTATTCACGCAGCACACGGGCAGTTTTCTTTGGTGGAAAGATCTGAATCACGCCCTCCAGCCTCCTGACGGTTCTCTCGGCGAGTGGGTGAATTCAACCAGAGCAAACCTTGCATGGATCTATACGAATATTGTGAGCAGTAAATTCCTTTATGCTGTTCGCGGAAGCTATTATTTCAACTACTGGTACGACAATTTCGGGAAGCCTCAAGGTCAGGCTGCAAATGTGTCCGGCGACACTTCCACCTCAAACTTAGGCTATCTGGAATTTCAAGGAACATGGAAGGCCGACTCAATGACTATACTGACTTTCGGCACCGAGGTCGAGCCGGATTTCATAAATTCAAACTTGTTTTCGACAAAGGAGGGCAGTGGCGGCGCGGTGTATTTTCAGGGAGAAAGAAAACTCGATCAATGGCGTACCACGATAGGAGCTAGATACGACTATGAAAAAATACGAGGTAAGCAGGAGTTCAACCAGTTTAACCCAAAGCTCGGATTGGTTTATGATCTCGGCAGTGAATCTTCCCTCAGGGCCTCGCTCGGAACAGGTTTTCGCGCGCCAAGTTTAAGCGAACTATATTCCAATACGTCAACCGGCGGTGTGATCATTGTGCCAAATCCAGACTTGCTTCCGGAAACAAGTCTATCTGGAGAAATCGGCGCGAGAATCCCGGTATCGTGGTACGGCCTCGTCGATGCCTCGGTCTTCCAAAGCGATTACTGGAATATGATAGAACCTGAATTTGACACTTTAACCGAGCAAATAAAATTTGAAAATGTTACTCGTGCGCGCATCCAGGGATACGAGATCGACATTTCAAGCAACGTTGGAACGAATTTCCTGACATTGAATGCGAGCTATACTTACATATACCCCCGGGACATTTCCGACAGCACTGTTTTGAAGTACCGCTCGCGGGAGATTTTCTATGCCTCCGCGGATTTTTCGTATTCGCTTTTCAGGGCGTCGATTGACTTCCGATATCTTTCAAAGTTTGAGAACTACGACCAAGAACTTGTTCAATTGGGGATCATGAAAGACGGAGACCAGCGTGTGCCAATATATGTAACAGATGTACGCGCAGGGGTTGATTTGACATCGGTCGGCTGCCCCCTTGAAGTAAGTCTTGTGGTCAACAACGCGTTCGAATACTATTACGTTGAGATGATCGGGAATGTCGCACCGATAAGGAACTACTCGGTCGTCGTGACGATGAAGTTCTGA
- a CDS encoding T9SS type A sorting domain-containing protein, whose product MLRKIYSLWFIGLMGTILMTSAVRSQTVEADFSLSAVLNAGYVNLSWEQLSNFTATYYRVYRAAYDPRLMTFAAPHFTPIDSTTGTSYTDTLPPMIAIYPPIPIAYVYLVKAFNLSGDSEESNMAAVYLYSNFNKDKVTITSTPPLYATVDSVYSYKVTAVSDSPAAVLHYRLGEHPELMVIDSTGLITWIPQVSGYRDVEVIVTSSLGGEARQDFVVRVAMIDAQIAGNVSDTLGQPLSHVVVHLYRSAIPLTMIGGFMPLPWDFFDYRAETDSAGNYSINHVDGGKYFVRAIPLDQNYLPEWYNNVQDLKDATPIGVTKDSTYSANFTLKGRFYRLPKFTVSGSVTDTSGNIMKGALVVFARAGFVFNEAKEDLNEWINDENFRDFFEDAIHDKGINHRFDLDDVHSPYVFRTHTDSNGVYNDTLPQGHYVAFAWAKGYFRTFYNDKQNLLTADILNLLSDTTGINFNLIPVPPVVLGQISGSVLDSTSGTGVAARMIAFRDVWNYRDTLKMHVAGAYFTDADTTGTYTFADLPPGYYKILALPLGSYALSFYSLSGPTVRWKEATAVQIDGNAVGGINIYVMPIPDSASGYASISGTITTSTMHTGVSGAIVYSADANGNIMGYGITDGNGNYTITGLSQGAFNVFTDVVGYNSTSSSASSTTYNSDGTTSSTMANLSVDPESPLVVKNPTVQPTTYSLEQNYPNPFNPTTQIAFSIAQTERVSITIYNILGQKIVTILDGEMSPGPHVVTWDGRNLHGEVLPSGVYFYRLSTSSFSAVKKMVLLK is encoded by the coding sequence ATGCTCAGAAAAATATACTCTCTTTGGTTTATTGGATTGATGGGCACAATCCTTATGACCTCCGCAGTGCGGTCCCAGACGGTTGAGGCCGACTTTTCTCTCAGTGCGGTGCTAAATGCTGGTTATGTAAATTTGTCATGGGAACAGCTTTCGAACTTTACGGCAACATATTATCGCGTTTATCGAGCTGCATATGATCCCAGGTTGATGACCTTCGCGGCACCACATTTCACACCCATTGATTCAACTACGGGGACATCTTACACAGATACATTGCCTCCAATGATCGCCATTTATCCCCCGATACCTATTGCATACGTTTATTTGGTAAAGGCCTTCAACTTGTCCGGTGATTCTGAAGAGAGCAATATGGCTGCGGTTTATCTGTATTCCAACTTCAACAAAGACAAAGTCACGATCACTTCCACTCCTCCGCTGTACGCTACCGTTGACTCCGTCTACTCATATAAAGTCACCGCCGTTTCAGATTCGCCTGCTGCGGTTCTTCACTACCGCCTGGGTGAACATCCGGAACTCATGGTAATTGATTCCACCGGACTAATAACGTGGATACCGCAAGTGTCAGGATATAGAGATGTCGAGGTGATAGTTACCTCAAGCTTGGGCGGTGAGGCGAGACAGGACTTCGTGGTTAGGGTGGCGATGATCGATGCGCAGATTGCCGGCAATGTGTCGGATACTCTCGGGCAACCGCTTTCTCACGTCGTAGTCCATCTTTATAGATCTGCAATTCCTCTCACGATGATCGGAGGATTTATGCCTTTGCCCTGGGACTTCTTCGATTACAGAGCAGAGACTGATTCAGCCGGCAACTATTCGATAAATCATGTCGACGGCGGAAAATATTTTGTCCGCGCCATTCCTCTCGACCAAAATTATTTGCCGGAGTGGTACAACAATGTCCAGGATCTCAAAGATGCAACACCTATCGGAGTAACAAAGGATTCGACTTACAGTGCAAACTTCACTCTTAAAGGTCGTTTCTATCGACTTCCGAAGTTCACTGTTTCCGGAAGTGTTACAGACACAAGCGGGAATATCATGAAAGGTGCACTGGTTGTCTTCGCGAGAGCGGGATTCGTGTTCAACGAAGCTAAAGAAGATCTGAACGAATGGATAAACGACGAGAATTTCCGCGATTTCTTTGAAGATGCAATCCATGATAAAGGAATCAACCACCGTTTCGATCTCGATGACGTCCACTCACCGTACGTTTTCAGAACTCATACCGACAGTAACGGAGTATACAACGACACGCTGCCCCAAGGCCATTACGTTGCTTTTGCCTGGGCAAAAGGGTACTTCAGGACTTTCTATAATGACAAGCAGAACTTGTTAACCGCAGACATCCTCAACTTATTGAGCGATACCACCGGCATCAACTTCAACTTGATACCCGTACCTCCAGTGGTCCTCGGTCAAATCAGCGGCTCGGTGCTTGATTCAACAAGCGGTACAGGTGTCGCCGCGAGGATGATTGCTTTCAGGGACGTCTGGAATTATAGAGACACACTGAAGATGCATGTCGCTGGCGCCTACTTCACGGATGCGGATACTACAGGCACATATACGTTTGCCGACCTCCCGCCGGGATATTACAAAATTCTTGCGCTCCCGCTTGGAAGTTACGCACTCTCGTTCTATAGTCTTAGTGGTCCTACGGTGAGATGGAAGGAAGCGACCGCAGTTCAGATAGACGGCAATGCCGTCGGCGGAATTAATATCTATGTCATGCCTATCCCCGATTCGGCTTCCGGCTACGCATCTATAAGCGGCACAATCACAACCAGCACCATGCATACTGGTGTAAGCGGCGCAATTGTTTATTCAGCAGATGCAAATGGAAACATCATGGGTTATGGCATAACGGATGGTAACGGCAACTACACGATCACCGGATTGTCACAGGGTGCATTTAACGTGTTCACTGATGTGGTTGGATACAATTCAACTAGCTCAAGTGCATCGAGCACAACTTATAATTCAGACGGGACTACGTCGTCAACTATGGCTAATCTCTCCGTCGATCCTGAATCGCCGTTAGTTGTAAAGAATCCGACAGTTCAACCGACAACTTATTCTCTCGAGCAGAACTACCCGAACCCATTTAATCCGACAACACAAATCGCGTTCAGTATTGCCCAGACCGAGCGCGTAAGTATTACGATATATAACATACTCGGCCAAAAGATCGTCACAATTCTTGATGGCGAGATGAGCCCTGGACCGCATGTCGTTACATGGGATGGTCGCAACCTGCATGGCGAAGTTCTGCCGAGCGGGGTCTATTTCTATAGATTATCGACATCTAGTTTTTCGGCGGTGAAGAAAATGGTTTTGCTGAAGTAG